GAAATCGAGGTAGGAGACACGATGATCGTTAAACCAGGTCAGAAGCTTGCCATGGACGGAAGGATCATGAAGGGTGCCTCGACACTTAACCAAGCAGCCATTACAGGTGAATCGGAGCCGGTATATAAAACGGTTGATGGTGAAGTCTTTGCAGGAACCTTAAATGGTGAAGGTTTGCTGGAAGTGGAGGTCACGAAGCGCGTCGAGGATACGACAATTGCAAAAATCATACATCTAGTCGAAGAAGCACAGGCTGAAAAAGCGCCTTCCCAGGCTTTCGTGGACAAATTCGCTAAATACTATACACCGGCAATCATGCTCATTGCTTTGGCAATTGCCGTCTTGCCGCCGCTTGCAGTGAACGGGGATTGGGCTGAGTGGATATACAGGGGATTGGCTGTACTCGTCGTAGGCTGCCCGTGTGCTCTGGTCATTTCCACGCCCATTGCCATAGTTACAGCGATTGGGAATGCAGCCAAAAATGGTGTATTGATTAAGGGTGGAATCCATTTGGAGGAAGCGGGAGCCTTAAAGGCGATTGCTTTTGATAAAACGGGTACATTGACGAAGGGCATTCCTGTTGTGACCGATTTTAATTTGTTGGCAAAAGGACATAATCCACAAGTTGTGTTGGGCATTGCGGCTGCTTTGGAAAGCAGAACGCAGCACCCTCTTGCCACGGCCGTCATTCAAAGGGCGGAGGAACAAGGTGCCGAGTATCGTTCTTTAGTGGTGGAGGATTTCACTGCCATCACTGGCAAAGGGATAAAAGGGAGCATCAACCAAGAAATCTATTATATTGGCAAACCGCATCTATTTGAAGAAGTATCAGGGTTAGTTTTCCGTAGTGATGTGCTGGAGCAAATCAGCAGCTTTCAAAATGAAGGGAAAACGGTGATGCTGCTTGGAGATCAAATGGAGCTCCTGGCGCTTATTGCTGTCGCAGATGAAATAAGGGAAAGCAGTAAGGAAGCGATTCGCAAACTGCATTCTCTAGGTATTGAAAAAACGATCATGCTGACGGGGGACAATAGCGGAACGGCAAAAGCGATCGGTGCAGCTGCGGGCGTTGATGAAATCGAGGCGGAGCTTTTGCCCGAAAATAAATTGACGATCATTAAGCAATGGAAGCAAAAATATGGGCGAGTGGCGATGGTGGGGGATGGCGTCAATGATGCCCCCGCATTGGCAGCTTCCACGGTAGGGAT
This genomic stretch from Peribacillus muralis harbors:
- a CDS encoding heavy metal translocating P-type ATPase, whose amino-acid sequence is MVESPSKTYRIQGLSCTNCAAKFENNVRSLEGVNDAKINFGASKISVQGSATIEEIEKAGAFDNLKIRDEQQQVSHKEPFWKQKENMKVVFSAILLLISWILGNQYGEGSALPVIGYAAAIIIGGYSLFLDGLKNLFRLRFDMHTLMTVAIIGAAVLGEWGEGATVVILFAISEALEKYSMDKARNSIESLMNIAPKEALILRGHHEMMVAVDEIEVGDTMIVKPGQKLAMDGRIMKGASTLNQAAITGESEPVYKTVDGEVFAGTLNGEGLLEVEVTKRVEDTTIAKIIHLVEEAQAEKAPSQAFVDKFAKYYTPAIMLIALAIAVLPPLAVNGDWAEWIYRGLAVLVVGCPCALVISTPIAIVTAIGNAAKNGVLIKGGIHLEEAGALKAIAFDKTGTLTKGIPVVTDFNLLAKGHNPQVVLGIAAALESRTQHPLATAVIQRAEEQGAEYRSLVVEDFTAITGKGIKGSINQEIYYIGKPHLFEEVSGLVFRSDVLEQISSFQNEGKTVMLLGDQMELLALIAVADEIRESSKEAIRKLHSLGIEKTIMLTGDNSGTAKAIGAAAGVDEIEAELLPENKLTIIKQWKQKYGRVAMVGDGVNDAPALAASTVGIAMGGAGTDTALETADIALMGDDLSRLPYTIRLSRKTLKIIKQNITFSLVIKILALLLIAPGWLTLWMAVFADMGATLLVTLNSLRLLRIKE